Proteins encoded together in one Acidobacteriota bacterium window:
- a CDS encoding FAD-dependent oxidoreductase has product MEINRLSRREALQAIGVLTAGVVLGPGCTRRVRPYVVDPPVGIGRNARRFTPVNVAPERVIRTVVGLRPFRPSGFVVRAESIGDKLLVHNYGHGGGGVTLSWGTARLAADLVAESGRTGTAAVIGCGAVGLATARTLQRRGFDVTIYAKDLPPETTSNIAGASWFPSHVIDEARRTPAFDAQFERAARFAHRAYQLMIGDEYGVHWREQYALSDAEDDDGSLPWDYEMLRDLFPAGRTLKRSENPFPARSVQVDNMMFIEPSVYLTAVLRDFYIAGGHVRRVAFVEPRQLASLPETVVVNCTGLGSRELFGDREIAPIKGQLHALIPQPEVDYAMVTGGLYMFPRRDGIMLGGTFEHGVETLEPNPEAEKRIIAGHRRVFSGMR; this is encoded by the coding sequence ATGGAAATAAACCGTCTGAGTCGACGCGAGGCGCTTCAAGCGATCGGGGTGCTGACTGCCGGAGTAGTACTCGGTCCGGGCTGTACGCGACGAGTCCGACCCTACGTCGTAGACCCACCCGTCGGCATCGGACGCAACGCCCGTCGCTTCACGCCGGTCAACGTAGCTCCCGAGCGCGTGATTCGAACCGTAGTTGGGCTTCGTCCTTTTCGCCCGTCGGGTTTCGTCGTGCGAGCTGAGTCTATCGGCGACAAGCTATTGGTTCACAACTACGGGCACGGAGGCGGTGGCGTGACGCTCTCGTGGGGCACGGCCCGGCTGGCGGCCGACCTGGTTGCCGAATCTGGCCGGACCGGAACAGCGGCGGTGATCGGCTGCGGCGCGGTTGGCCTCGCGACAGCCAGAACCCTTCAGCGACGAGGCTTCGACGTGACAATCTATGCGAAGGATCTCCCACCCGAAACGACTTCAAACATCGCGGGCGCCAGTTGGTTTCCGTCTCACGTTATCGACGAAGCGCGCCGGACGCCGGCCTTCGACGCGCAGTTCGAACGCGCGGCTCGATTCGCGCATCGCGCTTATCAGTTGATGATCGGCGATGAATACGGAGTTCACTGGCGAGAGCAATACGCCCTCAGCGACGCCGAAGACGACGACGGGAGCTTGCCGTGGGACTACGAGATGCTGCGCGACTTGTTTCCAGCGGGGCGCACTTTGAAGCGATCCGAGAATCCGTTCCCGGCTCGCAGTGTTCAAGTGGACAACATGATGTTCATAGAACCGTCGGTATATCTAACGGCCGTGCTTCGCGATTTTTATATCGCCGGCGGGCACGTCCGGCGTGTTGCGTTTGTGGAACCCCGCCAGCTTGCAAGCTTGCCGGAAACTGTCGTTGTGAACTGCACCGGGCTTGGCTCGCGCGAGTTGTTCGGCGATCGCGAGATCGCTCCGATCAAAGGTCAGCTCCACGCGCTGATACCGCAACCCGAGGTCGACTACGCGATGGTGACCGGAGGGCTGTACATGTTTCCGCGACGAGACGGGATAATGCTAGGTGGAACATTCGAGCACGGAGTAGAGACGCTCGAACCAAATCCCGAAGCCGAGAAGCGCATCATCGCGGGTCATCGGCGAGTTTTCAGTGGAATGCGTTGA
- a CDS encoding serine/threonine-protein kinase: MMRYQLERFLGAGGFGDVWLATDTVTNQNVAIKFLRQVSRENLQRFQREARIYWQEQDNQFIVKLLNYDFSLPNPYMVLEYCERGSLRSWMLCNWYDVAVAIQHAALGLASIHQKGGIHRDIKPDNLFVSRTDKGLNIKVGDFGYGRLPFPFTNSVMTCSAHGTDGYIAPELYCGSEFNPKCDIYSLGITGIELITGSKERDSITRPWISGEVKDLLIRMTSSKQEKRPDAEVVADTARTICQTYQSNFKTVAAIGLGLLAIALFSPKSRK; the protein is encoded by the coding sequence ATGATGAGATACCAATTAGAGAGATTCCTCGGCGCGGGCGGGTTCGGCGATGTCTGGCTCGCCACTGATACAGTGACGAACCAAAACGTGGCGATCAAATTCTTGCGCCAAGTGTCGCGTGAGAATCTGCAGCGCTTCCAAAGAGAGGCAAGGATATACTGGCAGGAGCAAGACAATCAATTCATTGTTAAACTGCTCAATTACGACTTTAGTCTGCCAAACCCGTACATGGTCTTAGAGTATTGTGAGCGTGGATCACTTCGGTCTTGGATGCTTTGCAATTGGTACGATGTAGCGGTAGCGATTCAGCACGCTGCACTTGGCTTAGCATCTATCCACCAAAAGGGTGGTATCCATCGCGACATAAAGCCCGACAATCTGTTTGTCTCAAGAACCGACAAAGGGCTCAATATCAAAGTCGGCGACTTTGGTTATGGCAGACTTCCTTTTCCCTTTACAAATTCAGTAATGACCTGTTCGGCACACGGTACGGACGGTTATATCGCTCCGGAACTATATTGTGGAAGCGAGTTCAATCCGAAATGCGACATCTACTCATTGGGCATCACTGGAATAGAACTCATTACAGGGTCCAAGGAGAGAGACTCGATAACACGCCCCTGGATTTCTGGAGAGGTCAAGGACCTTCTCATTAGAATGACGAGCAGCAAGCAAGAGAAACGACCGGACGCCGAGGTTGTCGCAGATACAGCTAGGACTATCTGCCAGACATATCAATCCAATTTCAAGACTGTGGCCGCTATTGGGCTGGGACTGTTGGCCATCGCACTATTTAGTCCGAAGAGCAGGAAATAG
- a CDS encoding class I SAM-dependent methyltransferase, which yields MTAQAQQPTPALFFETITAYQRSEAIKSAIELDLFTAIGEGNNTAAQIAVRCDASKRGARILCDYLTMIGFLTKDGNGYGLTQDSAVFLDRRSPAYMGGAIEFILSDHIIEGFRHLTESVRKGGTATPDDGTLAPEHPVWVKFARAMAPMMRPVAQGIAQLIDPEANRKLKVLDIAASHGAFGLAFATRNPHAEIVGLDWANVLELSKENAKAAGVADRHRTIAGSAFDVDYGTGYDVVLLTNFLHHFGPPTNEKLLRKVRTALAEGGRAVTLEFVPNDDRVSPPGVAGFSLTMLASTPSGDAYTFAEFEEMFKNAGFAKNELHEIPPAIQQLIVSRK from the coding sequence ATGACTGCTCAGGCACAGCAACCAACACCAGCACTCTTCTTTGAAACCATCACTGCCTATCAACGCAGCGAAGCCATCAAGTCGGCCATCGAGCTCGACCTGTTCACCGCAATCGGCGAAGGCAATAACACCGCCGCCCAGATCGCCGTGCGCTGCGATGCTTCGAAGCGGGGCGCGCGAATACTCTGCGACTACCTGACGATGATCGGCTTTCTGACCAAGGACGGAAACGGCTATGGGCTGACTCAAGACTCGGCTGTGTTTCTGGACCGTCGGTCGCCCGCTTACATGGGAGGCGCGATCGAATTCATCTTGTCCGACCACATCATCGAGGGCTTCAGACACCTGACCGAATCCGTTCGCAAGGGCGGGACTGCCACGCCTGACGATGGCACGCTCGCGCCCGAGCATCCGGTGTGGGTCAAGTTCGCGCGCGCGATGGCGCCGATGATGCGGCCGGTTGCGCAGGGGATTGCTCAGTTGATAGACCCGGAAGCGAATCGCAAGCTCAAGGTTCTGGACATCGCCGCGAGCCACGGCGCATTCGGCTTAGCGTTCGCCACGCGCAACCCACACGCTGAGATCGTAGGCTTGGATTGGGCTAACGTGTTGGAGCTGAGCAAGGAGAACGCGAAGGCCGCGGGCGTTGCGGATCGTCACCGCACGATTGCCGGGAGCGCGTTCGATGTCGACTACGGTACTGGCTACGATGTAGTGCTGCTGACGAACTTTCTGCATCACTTCGGCCCGCCAACCAACGAGAAGCTGTTGAGAAAAGTTCGCACGGCGCTAGCTGAAGGCGGCCGAGCGGTGACGCTCGAGTTTGTTCCGAACGATGATCGAGTGTCGCCTCCAGGCGTTGCGGGATTCAGCTTGACGATGCTGGCAAGCACGCCGAGCGGGGACGCTTACACATTCGCGGAGTTTGAGGAGATGTTCAAGAATGCGGGCTTTGCGAAGAACGAGCTTCATGAGATTCCACCTGCGATTCAGCAGTTGATCGTGTCGCGGAAGTGA
- a CDS encoding amidohydrolase family protein, whose translation MSRIVLLTLIIVSLAAPLTTATQLKQPVVTGKRYPRLVIRNAMIVDGNGTPASGPKDIVVEGNAIAEIVPLDPVALREGRAKRPAGDIEIDATGKYVLPGLINAHGHVQYERGGVPQPVDYCLKLWLACGITTVRDVGSDTSKTLPLRDQSAKGEVVAPRLFIYAMFGYPPAPRNAEEARARVREIKRMGADGIKILGVDRDILAALLDEAHKLGLRVAHHVGVEETNVWDDIKYGTTSIEHWYGIPDAAIESGRQNFPSSYNYNNEVDRFRYAGRLWREASPERLTKVLEGMVAANVAWDPTLDIYEASRDLQRAQTQPWFAEYLHPTLEEYFKPNPANHGSYFIGWSSTDETFWKENYRIWMAALREFDRLGGTIAAGEDSGFIYQMYGFGLIRTLELHQEAGFHPLKVIQHATGNNAKILGQETLGRVRAGYLADLIVVNGNPLENLKVLYPTGVDEIKDGKTVHTGGVEWTIKDGIPYHGPTLMKEIKEMVAKARSERAAKASRQ comes from the coding sequence ATGTCCAGAATTGTCTTACTCACGCTTATCATCGTGTCGCTGGCGGCGCCGCTAACAACGGCGACGCAACTCAAACAGCCGGTCGTCACGGGAAAGCGTTACCCGCGGCTCGTCATCCGCAACGCGATGATCGTCGACGGCAATGGCACGCCTGCATCGGGACCAAAGGACATCGTCGTCGAAGGCAATGCCATCGCCGAGATCGTCCCGCTTGATCCGGTCGCCTTACGCGAAGGCAGAGCTAAACGGCCCGCAGGCGACATCGAGATCGACGCGACCGGCAAGTATGTCCTTCCCGGTTTGATCAACGCGCACGGTCACGTCCAATACGAGCGAGGCGGCGTCCCTCAGCCGGTCGATTACTGTCTAAAACTGTGGCTGGCCTGTGGCATAACTACGGTTCGCGACGTTGGAAGCGATACAAGCAAGACGCTGCCGTTGCGCGATCAGAGCGCGAAAGGCGAAGTCGTCGCGCCGCGCTTGTTCATCTATGCGATGTTTGGCTATCCGCCGGCGCCGCGCAACGCCGAAGAAGCTCGCGCCCGCGTGCGTGAGATAAAGCGGATGGGCGCCGACGGCATAAAGATCCTTGGGGTCGATCGCGACATCCTGGCCGCGCTGTTGGATGAAGCACATAAACTTGGTTTGCGCGTTGCTCATCACGTCGGCGTCGAAGAGACCAACGTGTGGGACGATATCAAGTACGGAACGACCTCGATCGAACACTGGTACGGCATCCCCGACGCGGCGATTGAAAGCGGACGGCAGAATTTTCCGTCCAGCTACAACTACAACAACGAGGTCGATCGCTTTCGTTATGCCGGGCGGCTGTGGCGCGAAGCCAGTCCCGAGCGGCTGACCAAAGTGCTCGAAGGCATGGTTGCGGCGAACGTCGCATGGGACCCGACGCTGGATATCTACGAAGCGAGCCGCGATCTCCAACGCGCGCAGACGCAGCCGTGGTTTGCGGAGTATCTGCACCCGACTCTCGAAGAATACTTCAAGCCGAATCCGGCGAATCACGGGTCGTACTTCATCGGCTGGTCGTCGACGGATGAAACTTTCTGGAAAGAGAACTATCGAATCTGGATGGCGGCGCTTCGAGAGTTCGACCGGTTGGGTGGAACGATCGCAGCAGGCGAAGACTCAGGGTTCATCTATCAGATGTACGGCTTCGGTTTGATTCGCACTCTGGAGCTTCATCAAGAAGCGGGCTTTCATCCGCTGAAGGTCATACAGCACGCGACGGGAAACAACGCGAAGATACTAGGGCAAGAGACGCTCGGCCGCGTGCGAGCTGGGTACCTGGCTGATCTGATCGTGGTGAACGGCAACCCGCTCGAGAACTTGAAGGTGCTTTATCCGACGGGCGTCGATGAGATCAAAGACGGCAAGACCGTTCACACGGGCGGAGTCGAATGGACGATTAAGGATGGCATTCCCTATCACGGCCCGACGTTGATGAAAGAGATTAAGGAGATGGTGGCGAAGGCTCGGTCTGAGCGAGCGGCTAAAGCATCGCGGCAATAA
- a CDS encoding EthD family reductase produces MAETKIVVIYPRPTDVDAFEKVYVEEHLPLAMEKIKGVTKFAATKVVGTPDGSTPPFYRIAELYFPSMEALQESAASPGTQEAVAHAFKISTGGPPIILVAEQETTTL; encoded by the coding sequence ATGGCTGAGACGAAAATAGTTGTCATCTATCCACGCCCGACCGACGTGGATGCCTTCGAGAAAGTTTACGTTGAGGAGCATTTGCCGCTGGCTATGGAAAAGATCAAAGGCGTGACCAAGTTTGCGGCGACCAAAGTAGTTGGCACGCCGGACGGCAGCACGCCGCCGTTCTACAGAATCGCCGAGCTTTACTTCCCGTCCATGGAGGCGCTGCAGGAATCCGCGGCTTCTCCCGGGACGCAGGAAGCAGTGGCCCATGCGTTTAAGATTTCAACCGGCGGACCGCCGATCATTTTAGTGGCTGAACAGGAAACGACCACGCTCTAA
- a CDS encoding long-chain-fatty-acid--CoA ligase, which produces MNLTLTPIRFKQRAESFFANKIGIVDGDVRMTYREFGQRANRLSNALIDMGIKRGERVAWLGYNSHELLEAYYGVVQMGAVLLPLNIRLTPAEIAFILNDSDSVAVFYNRDLQPIIDGVRNQAPAIRHFVPIESNGDGKDYEALIQAAGADFTPPDIKDDDLAELFYTSGTTANPKGVMMTHRNLYMHALQVIAGLGVDDTVVQLHTIPLFHVNGWGTPHTLACMGARHIIVKKFDPTEVLELIQRERVTNFAMVPTMANAIINHPSLGEYDLSSLDYIAIGGAASPVDLIRLVEQKLGCRAYGGYGLTETVPVLTQSFIRDHLKDEPDEERWRRQAMAGFPMPGVEIDIFDPDDKPVAHDNKSVGEVVVRADNVMAGYWKLPEETANVMRSGWFHTGDMATVDEHGYFLIVDRKKDIIISGGENIASIEVEKAVYAHPAVFECAVVAVPDDRWGEVPKALVVVKPGESLSEQEVIDHCRTSLPGFKVPKSVEFFDALPKGGTGKILKKELREKYWAGYEKRVH; this is translated from the coding sequence ATGAACCTGACACTTACCCCAATCAGATTCAAGCAGCGTGCTGAATCATTCTTCGCAAACAAGATCGGAATCGTCGACGGCGACGTCCGAATGACCTATCGCGAGTTCGGCCAGCGCGCGAATCGCTTGTCAAACGCGCTGATCGATATGGGTATCAAGCGAGGCGAACGGGTGGCGTGGCTCGGATACAACAGCCACGAGTTGCTCGAAGCCTACTACGGCGTCGTGCAGATGGGCGCCGTTTTGTTGCCGCTCAACATTCGCCTCACCCCCGCGGAAATCGCGTTCATTCTGAACGACTCTGACTCGGTCGCGGTGTTTTACAACCGCGATCTTCAACCAATTATCGACGGGGTGCGCAATCAAGCGCCGGCGATCAGGCACTTTGTCCCGATCGAATCGAACGGTGACGGAAAAGACTATGAAGCCCTGATACAGGCTGCTGGGGCCGATTTCACTCCTCCTGATATCAAAGACGACGACCTTGCCGAGCTGTTCTACACTTCCGGCACTACGGCCAACCCGAAGGGCGTGATGATGACCCATCGCAATCTCTACATGCACGCGTTGCAGGTTATCGCCGGTCTCGGAGTGGACGATACGGTTGTGCAGCTTCACACCATACCGCTGTTCCACGTGAACGGCTGGGGCACTCCGCATACTCTCGCCTGCATGGGCGCGCGCCACATCATCGTCAAGAAGTTCGATCCCACCGAGGTACTCGAGTTGATTCAGCGCGAGCGCGTGACCAACTTCGCGATGGTGCCGACGATGGCGAACGCGATCATCAATCACCCCTCGCTCGGAGAATACGACCTGTCGAGTCTCGACTACATTGCGATCGGCGGCGCGGCTTCCCCGGTCGATTTGATTCGCCTTGTCGAGCAGAAACTCGGCTGCCGCGCGTACGGAGGATACGGGTTGACCGAGACCGTGCCGGTGTTGACTCAGTCGTTCATCAGAGACCATCTCAAGGACGAGCCCGACGAGGAGCGATGGCGCCGCCAGGCGATGGCCGGCTTCCCGATGCCCGGGGTCGAGATCGACATCTTCGACCCGGACGATAAGCCCGTGGCCCACGATAACAAGAGCGTCGGCGAAGTGGTCGTTCGCGCGGACAACGTAATGGCCGGCTACTGGAAACTGCCTGAAGAAACGGCGAACGTAATGCGCAGCGGATGGTTTCACACCGGCGACATGGCGACCGTTGATGAGCACGGCTACTTCCTGATCGTCGATCGCAAGAAAGACATCATCATTTCGGGCGGCGAGAACATCGCTTCGATCGAAGTCGAGAAAGCAGTCTACGCACATCCCGCGGTGTTCGAGTGCGCAGTCGTGGCCGTTCCGGATGATCGCTGGGGCGAAGTGCCGAAGGCTCTGGTCGTTGTCAAACCCGGCGAGTCATTGAGCGAGCAAGAAGTGATCGATCACTGCCGAACCAGCCTCCCCGGCTTCAAAGTTCCGAAGTCGGTCGAGTTCTTCGACGCGCTTCCCAAGGGCGGAACCGGAAAGATACTGAAGAAGGAGCTTCGCGAGAAGTACTGGGCCGGCTACGAGAAGCGCGTGCATTAA
- a CDS encoding fatty acid--CoA ligase yields the protein MSIVEGLKKSVALSPQKVATICGSTRLTFQQVDERVNRLSSALTDLGLTRGDRVAILSLNCHRFLELYYGVPQMGAVVVPINFRLTPQEIKYIVDHSGSRAIAVDPALAPLIEAVRSNLDGVEHFILMSDERRDGYLAYEDLLAGGSPAFDAPEVSNDELLGLFYTSGTTAEPKGVMLTHQNMLSNILHSEGVYKYLGSDCYLHAAPMFHLADGAAVFSHTSRAATQTFIPRFDPKTVLETIARDRVSLILLVPTMINFLLQQPDLASYDLSSLRHMTYGASPIAPDLLRRAMKVLNCEFAQGYGLTEASPLLTVLTPEDHVVTDEKSERRLASCGKPVQGVDVRVVKEDGSVVQPGEVGEIIARGPNIMLGYWKRPGDTEDTLRDGWLHTGDLATVDEDGYIYLVDRKKDMIVTGGENVYSTEVEAVLYAHPAVKEAAVIPVPDPDWGEAVHACVALRDGKRVTAEELIEFCQEHLAGYKSPRSIEFIEGELPKGGTGKILKKQLRERHWKDQARRIS from the coding sequence ATGAGTATAGTCGAGGGGCTAAAAAAGAGTGTTGCGCTTAGTCCGCAGAAGGTCGCCACAATCTGCGGCAGCACGCGCCTCACCTTTCAACAAGTGGATGAGAGAGTCAACCGGCTATCGAGCGCGCTAACGGATCTCGGCCTGACGCGAGGTGATCGCGTAGCCATCCTGTCGCTCAACTGCCATCGTTTCCTCGAGCTCTACTACGGCGTGCCGCAAATGGGCGCGGTAGTGGTTCCCATAAACTTTCGACTGACGCCACAGGAAATCAAGTACATCGTCGATCATTCAGGCTCGCGAGCCATCGCTGTTGACCCGGCGCTTGCGCCGCTGATAGAAGCCGTGCGCTCGAACCTCGACGGCGTCGAGCACTTCATTTTGATGAGCGATGAGCGCCGCGACGGCTATCTCGCCTATGAAGACTTGCTCGCCGGCGGCTCGCCGGCGTTCGATGCGCCCGAGGTGAGCAACGACGAACTGCTTGGGTTGTTCTACACGTCGGGCACCACCGCGGAACCGAAAGGCGTGATGCTGACGCACCAGAACATGCTTTCCAACATTCTTCATTCGGAAGGCGTCTACAAGTATCTAGGCTCGGACTGCTACCTTCACGCGGCGCCGATGTTTCACCTGGCCGACGGAGCCGCGGTTTTCTCGCACACCTCCCGCGCGGCGACGCAGACGTTCATCCCGAGGTTCGACCCTAAAACGGTTCTCGAAACAATCGCGCGCGACCGCGTGTCGTTGATCCTGCTTGTGCCGACGATGATCAACTTCTTGCTTCAACAGCCGGACCTCGCTTCATACGACCTTTCGTCGTTGCGTCATATGACCTACGGTGCGTCGCCAATCGCGCCCGATCTGCTGCGCCGGGCGATGAAGGTCCTCAACTGCGAGTTTGCGCAAGGCTACGGTCTGACCGAAGCTTCGCCGCTTCTGACTGTGCTCACTCCGGAGGATCACGTTGTCACCGATGAGAAGAGCGAGCGGCGTTTGGCTTCCTGTGGCAAGCCAGTGCAAGGAGTCGATGTTCGCGTTGTGAAAGAAGACGGTTCCGTCGTTCAGCCCGGGGAAGTCGGCGAGATCATCGCCCGCGGCCCAAACATCATGCTCGGTTACTGGAAGCGGCCCGGCGACACTGAAGATACGCTGCGCGACGGATGGCTTCACACCGGCGATCTTGCGACCGTCGACGAAGACGGCTACATCTATCTGGTCGATCGCAAGAAGGACATGATCGTGACCGGCGGCGAGAACGTTTATTCAACCGAAGTCGAGGCAGTGCTCTACGCGCACCCGGCGGTGAAGGAAGCCGCGGTCATTCCCGTACCCGACCCGGACTGGGGAGAGGCCGTGCACGCATGCGTCGCGTTGCGAGACGGCAAGCGAGTGACGGCCGAAGAGTTGATCGAGTTTTGCCAGGAACACCTGGCGGGCTACAAGTCACCGCGGTCAATTGAGTTCATCGAAGGCGAATTGCCGAAGGGCGGAACCGGAAAGATTCTCAAGAAGCAACTGCGCGAGCGCCACTGGAAAGACCAGGCTCGGCGAATAAGTTGA
- a CDS encoding ABC transporter permease: MATTSTQTISKTGRSASQEQGGHAGFLDYAGVAIDSLRANKLRSFLTLLGIIIGITSIISVISIIQGLDQYWKQKVSNFGPNTFVITQFPITTNLDKFYEMMRRNPDVRADAADAIRRSCSACELVGVETIRQVNVRHGKQSLEQIGMSGITPNIVDIEGFGVETGRALQDWDEEHSRFVAFIGADVAEKLFLGVDPLGKTIQIDDHSYTVVGVAEKKGSVFGFSRDNFAKIPLSTFQKIYGSRRTVNISIRGREGQMQQAQDQSRLVMRTLHHLAYHEDDDFGLITSEGVNELFNNLTSVIFSVSLFVVGISLVVGGIVIMNIMLVSVVERTREIGIRKAVGARQQDVVNQFLVESVVLCCAGGMGGIVFAWCISWLLARFTPLPSSFPLWAPVVALTLSTIIGVFFGIYPARRAGKLDPIEALRTE; the protein is encoded by the coding sequence ATGGCGACGACTTCGACTCAAACAATCAGCAAAACGGGGCGCTCGGCGAGTCAGGAACAGGGCGGACACGCCGGGTTCCTGGATTATGCGGGAGTGGCGATTGACTCTTTGCGCGCGAACAAGCTGCGCTCATTTTTGACGTTGCTCGGTATCATCATCGGAATCACTTCTATCATATCCGTCATTTCCATCATCCAGGGGCTTGATCAGTACTGGAAGCAGAAGGTTTCGAACTTCGGGCCGAACACGTTCGTGATCACCCAGTTCCCGATCACGACGAACCTGGACAAGTTCTATGAGATGATGCGCCGCAATCCGGATGTTCGTGCTGACGCGGCCGATGCAATCAGACGCTCTTGCAGCGCCTGCGAATTAGTCGGAGTCGAGACGATCAGGCAGGTGAATGTCCGCCACGGAAAGCAGTCGCTCGAGCAGATCGGTATGTCGGGCATTACGCCGAACATCGTGGACATCGAAGGCTTCGGAGTCGAGACGGGGCGGGCGCTTCAGGATTGGGATGAAGAGCATTCGAGGTTCGTCGCGTTCATCGGCGCGGATGTAGCGGAGAAGCTTTTCCTGGGCGTCGACCCTCTCGGGAAGACGATTCAGATCGACGATCACTCGTACACGGTAGTCGGCGTAGCTGAGAAGAAGGGATCGGTGTTTGGCTTTTCGCGCGACAACTTCGCGAAGATACCGCTTTCAACGTTTCAGAAAATCTACGGCTCGCGGCGCACGGTGAACATCTCGATCAGGGGCCGCGAGGGACAGATGCAGCAGGCGCAGGACCAGTCGCGGCTGGTGATGCGCACGCTGCATCATCTGGCCTATCACGAAGATGATGATTTCGGCTTGATCACTTCGGAAGGCGTCAACGAATTGTTCAACAACCTGACGAGTGTGATTTTTTCAGTCTCACTGTTCGTAGTCGGGATATCGCTTGTGGTTGGCGGCATCGTGATCATGAACATCATGCTGGTGTCGGTCGTCGAACGAACGAGGGAAATAGGGATTCGAAAAGCGGTCGGCGCGAGGCAACAAGATGTGGTGAATCAGTTTTTGGTTGAGTCGGTCGTCCTTTGCTGCGCGGGAGGTATGGGGGGGATTGTCTTTGCGTGGTGCATCTCGTGGCTGCTTGCGCGGTTCACGCCGCTACCGTCGTCTTTTCCGCTGTGGGCGCCGGTTGTGGCACTGACGCTTTCGACGATCATCGGAGTCTTTTTTGGGATATACCCGGCGCGACGAGCCGGCAAGCTGGATCCCATTGAAGCGTTGAGAACAGAATGA
- a CDS encoding ABC transporter permease, whose amino-acid sequence MNFSGIRENTALAMQTLVAHKFRAALTILGVFIGVLVIVAMAAVLNGFRQSVLDNAESFGTRNVYVWRYPFIMTSKPSTEILNRKPLSLEDSLAIEREVPAVENVYAGIAYDIPMPGEIPAPPPEVRYRDRAMNRTQLIGNFPVAELVMNVPVDEGRYFNEAENLHRAYVAVLAFNVVEALFPAEDPIGKTINVGGQDFTVVGTVKKQKAGPFGSENQEDNDIFIPYWTFHKMFPSKDDHFVIVRMREGQTKEGIAGLEQVLRRRRNVSIDKDNDFEIGTPDSFISTFDDIVGAVFGVMLIISSIAFMVGGVGVMNIMLVAVTERTREIGIRKAVGARRADIVWQFLTEAVTLTGLGGVAGLLFGWLLALLVSTLVPALMMKIPLWAAAFGFFGSVTVGIVFGLWPAIKAANLDPITALRHE is encoded by the coding sequence ATGAATTTTTCAGGCATAAGAGAGAACACGGCACTCGCGATGCAGACGCTCGTGGCGCACAAGTTCCGCGCGGCGCTCACCATACTGGGTGTGTTCATCGGGGTGCTGGTCATCGTAGCGATGGCCGCCGTGCTGAACGGCTTTCGTCAATCGGTTCTGGACAACGCGGAGAGCTTCGGCACGCGCAACGTTTACGTGTGGCGATACCCATTCATCATGACCAGTAAGCCATCAACAGAGATTCTCAACCGCAAGCCGCTTTCACTCGAAGACTCGCTGGCGATTGAGCGCGAGGTGCCGGCGGTGGAAAACGTGTACGCGGGCATCGCCTACGATATCCCGATGCCAGGCGAAATACCGGCCCCGCCGCCCGAGGTGCGCTATCGGGATCGCGCGATGAATCGAACCCAGTTGATCGGGAACTTTCCTGTGGCTGAGCTTGTAATGAACGTGCCCGTGGATGAAGGCCGCTACTTCAATGAAGCCGAAAACCTTCACCGTGCCTACGTGGCAGTCCTCGCGTTCAATGTTGTCGAGGCGCTTTTCCCGGCCGAAGACCCTATCGGCAAAACGATCAACGTCGGCGGCCAGGACTTCACGGTCGTCGGCACAGTCAAGAAGCAGAAGGCAGGTCCGTTCGGCTCAGAGAACCAGGAAGACAACGACATCTTCATCCCGTACTGGACCTTTCACAAGATGTTCCCTTCGAAGGACGACCACTTCGTCATCGTGCGGATGCGCGAGGGTCAAACGAAGGAGGGCATCGCCGGGCTGGAGCAAGTGCTTCGGCGCAGACGCAATGTCTCGATCGACAAGGATAACGATTTCGAGATAGGCACGCCCGACTCGTTCATCTCGACTTTCGACGACATAGTTGGAGCGGTGTTCGGCGTGATGTTGATCATCTCTTCGATCGCGTTCATGGTCGGAGGAGTGGGGGTGATGAACATAATGCTGGTTGCGGTGACCGAACGAACTCGCGAGATAGGCATACGCAAAGCTGTAGGCGCCCGTCGAGCAGATATCGTCTGGCAGTTCTTAACGGAAGCAGTAACCCTCACCGGGCTGGGCGGAGTAGCGGGCCTGCTGTTCGGTTGGCTGCTAGCCTTGCTGGTATCGACACTTGTGCCGGCTTTGATGATGAAGATACCGCTGTGGGCGGCTGCGTTTGGCTTCTTCGGGTCGGTGACGGTGGGAATAGTGTTTGGCTTATGGCCGGCGATCAAGGCGGCCAACCTGGATCCGATCACAGCGCTGAGGCACGAATAG